Proteins from a single region of Palaemon carinicauda isolate YSFRI2023 chromosome 1, ASM3689809v2, whole genome shotgun sequence:
- the LOC137644681 gene encoding uncharacterized protein produces the protein MLKNMTLLSPKIATSAVKPKVTELPFIYTQFKGDLSSFETEWKQVNLVDWGEAVHKDPVEFWGKVLEYEDAGRERAFENVAKFALKILCLPISNADVERVFS, from the exons ATGCTTAAAAATATGACTTTGCTCAGTCCAAAAATTGCAACAAGCGCAGTTAAGCCAAAAGTGACAGAATTGCCATTCATTTACACACAGTTTAAAGGTGATCTGTCAAGTTTTGAGACCGAATGGAAACAG GTAAATCTTGTGGATTGGGGTGAAGCAGTCCATAAAGATCCTGTTGAATTCTGGGGAAAGGTGTTGGAGTATGAAGATGCAGGCAGAGAACGGGCATTTGAAAATGTGGCCAAGTTTGCATTGAAGATATTATGTCTTCCTATCAGCAATGCTGATGTAGAGCGAGTTTTCAGCTAG